The proteins below come from a single Micromonospora citrea genomic window:
- a CDS encoding DUF1330 domain-containing protein has translation MTAYVIAHLRDPEEMHPEVLEYMERIQSTMDPYSGRFVVHGGPVDVREGTWPGSVIMLEFPLRQSARDWYESAAYQAILPLRADHLEGEVVIVEGVGPDHDSAAMAAELRKSLGQPATS, from the coding sequence ATGACCGCGTACGTGATCGCGCACCTTCGTGACCCCGAGGAGATGCACCCGGAGGTGCTGGAGTACATGGAGCGGATCCAGTCGACGATGGACCCGTACTCCGGCCGCTTCGTCGTGCACGGCGGACCGGTCGACGTCCGCGAGGGCACGTGGCCCGGCAGCGTCATCATGCTCGAGTTCCCGTTGCGGCAGTCCGCCCGGGACTGGTACGAGTCGGCCGCATACCAGGCGATCCTGCCGCTGCGGGCGGACCACCTGGAGGGCGAGGTCGTCATCGTCGAGGGCGTCGGGCCCGACCACGACTCGGCCGCGATGGCCGCCGAGCTCAGGAAGAGCCTCGGTCAGCCGGCGACGTCGTAG
- a CDS encoding endonuclease domain-containing protein: MSKVCRRCEKTRPIESFLKAGRELVSCAPCREYARANNHRNRRANPDKIRADNLWSFYRIRPQEYDARRAAQDYRCAICGRHESELKVRSRGRPRLDGTPNAEPFRLVVDHCHNSRQVRGLLCGACNMGLGAFQESPDALMAAARYLLAREGARTGASS; encoded by the coding sequence GTGTCCAAAGTGTGCCGTCGGTGCGAGAAGACCCGACCGATCGAGAGCTTCCTGAAGGCCGGCCGCGAGTTGGTCTCGTGTGCCCCGTGCCGCGAGTACGCTCGCGCCAACAACCACCGGAACCGCAGGGCCAATCCGGACAAGATCCGAGCCGACAACCTCTGGTCCTTCTACCGGATCAGGCCACAGGAGTACGACGCGCGGCGCGCGGCCCAGGACTACCGGTGCGCCATCTGCGGTAGACACGAGAGCGAACTGAAGGTCAGGTCCCGGGGCCGGCCACGACTTGACGGCACACCGAACGCCGAGCCGTTTCGCCTCGTCGTGGACCATTGCCACAACTCCCGGCAGGTACGCGGTTTGCTCTGCGGCGCATGCAACATGGGGCTCGGCGCGTTCCAGGAGTCGCCCGACGCGCTCATGGCGGCCGCCCGCTACCTCCTCGCGCGGGAGGGCGCCCGGACGGGAGCGTCAAGTTGA
- a CDS encoding erythromycin esterase family protein gives MTVGAKDTAHAVEAATVMRLFPPRPRLLALGEPTHGEETLLGVRNELFRQLVEQEGYRTIAVESDCLTGLVVDDHVTSGRGTLDEVMERGFSHGWGAFPGNRELVRWMRAYNEGRPASERLRFAGFDGPLEITGAASPRQALTALHDHLAARADADLLPCTADTLDRLLGDDDRWTNPAAMRDPSRSVGQTPEAARLRLLTDDLVALLDAQAPQLVAASTPDEWDRARLYGRTATGLLRYHSCMADTSPGRMARLLAVRDSMMAANLLAVAERGPALVNAHNGHLQRNRSEMRMGGQSVRWWGAGAIVAARLGDGYAFVATALGTIRHHGVDDPPPDTVEGMLYALPQDRYVVDARRLAAALGDAAPAPRVSPWHGYSPLDPAHLTDIDAMVFVKDARQG, from the coding sequence ATGACTGTTGGCGCCAAGGACACCGCCCATGCCGTCGAGGCCGCGACCGTCATGCGGCTGTTCCCGCCCCGGCCCCGGCTGCTCGCCCTGGGCGAGCCCACCCACGGCGAGGAAACCCTGCTCGGCGTACGCAACGAACTGTTCCGACAACTCGTCGAGCAGGAGGGCTACCGGACGATCGCCGTCGAGAGCGACTGCCTGACGGGCCTGGTCGTGGACGACCACGTCACGTCCGGCAGGGGCACCCTCGACGAGGTGATGGAGCGCGGCTTCAGCCACGGGTGGGGCGCCTTCCCGGGCAACCGCGAGCTGGTGCGCTGGATGCGCGCGTACAACGAGGGCAGGCCCGCGTCCGAGCGGCTGCGCTTCGCCGGGTTCGACGGCCCGCTGGAGATCACCGGCGCGGCCAGCCCTCGGCAGGCCCTCACCGCGCTCCACGACCACCTCGCCGCCCGGGCCGACGCCGACCTGCTCCCCTGCACGGCCGACACGCTCGACCGTCTGCTCGGCGACGACGACCGGTGGACCAACCCCGCCGCGATGAGGGACCCCTCCCGGTCCGTGGGGCAGACGCCCGAGGCCGCGCGGCTGCGGCTGCTCACCGACGACCTCGTGGCGCTGCTCGACGCGCAGGCGCCACAGCTCGTCGCGGCATCCACGCCGGACGAGTGGGACCGGGCGCGACTGTACGGGCGCACCGCCACCGGCCTGCTGCGCTACCACTCCTGCATGGCCGACACGTCACCGGGGCGCATGGCGCGGCTGCTGGCCGTGCGGGACTCGATGATGGCGGCCAACCTGCTCGCCGTCGCCGAGCGAGGCCCGGCGCTGGTCAACGCCCACAACGGCCACCTGCAGCGGAACAGGAGCGAGATGCGGATGGGCGGCCAGTCGGTGCGGTGGTGGGGTGCCGGCGCGATCGTCGCCGCCCGACTGGGCGACGGGTACGCCTTCGTCGCCACGGCCCTGGGCACGATCCGCCACCACGGCGTGGACGACCCGCCTCCGGACACGGTCGAGGGGATGCTGTACGCGCTGCCGCAGGACCGGTACGTCGTCGACGCCCGCCGGCTGGCCGCTGCTCTGGGCGACGCGGCACCCGCTCCGCGCGTCTCGCCCTGGCACGGCTACTCGCCGCTGGACCCGGCGCACCTGACCGACATCGACGCGATGGTGTTCGTCAAGGACGCCCGGCAGGGCTAG
- a CDS encoding GNAT family N-acetyltransferase: protein MKIEIRPVERSEAVDYVKVLPYVNGMPNWEPAPSAGHGGPEAWPPPRKPATGQQLQAWADEVLDDYFHPQAAFVDGKLVGGSAMLSLAITAPGPRAVPFGGVTATAVIATHRRRGLLRGMMQAMFDEALERGEPLAALSASEGSIYGRFGFSPATMRARWDLERSDARFIDPESPAGSLELVDAAAARQAWPQIHEQIRQRQVGELTPQPGRWDRLSDEAVGTDGPMRYLVRRDAHGTLDGVANFRLPWSALPEHTGTLVVDAFQAVTPDAYRAMWMLLTDFDLTRKIVAPSRPMDEPLRWMLRDPRAMRITRQSDNLWLRILDLPGALTARAYDTTAELTVAIEHDAMCPHNVGTWRLAVSPEGATCTRTDTRPDLTMDIQSLGSLYLGGMSAAVLAGAGRIRPHRPGAVTDIARVFRADPEPFNSFGF from the coding sequence GTGAAGATCGAGATCCGACCCGTCGAACGCTCCGAGGCGGTCGACTACGTCAAGGTGCTGCCGTACGTCAACGGGATGCCGAACTGGGAGCCGGCGCCCAGTGCGGGGCACGGCGGCCCGGAAGCCTGGCCGCCGCCGCGAAAGCCGGCCACCGGGCAGCAGTTGCAAGCTTGGGCCGACGAGGTGTTGGACGACTACTTCCATCCGCAGGCCGCCTTCGTGGACGGGAAGCTGGTGGGCGGCTCGGCGATGCTCTCGCTGGCCATCACCGCCCCGGGCCCGCGTGCGGTGCCGTTCGGCGGCGTCACGGCAACCGCCGTGATCGCGACCCACCGTCGGCGCGGGCTCCTGCGCGGCATGATGCAGGCGATGTTCGACGAAGCCCTGGAACGCGGCGAGCCGCTGGCCGCTCTGAGCGCAAGTGAGGGAAGCATCTACGGGCGCTTCGGGTTCTCCCCGGCGACGATGCGCGCCCGTTGGGACCTGGAGCGCAGCGACGCCCGCTTCATCGACCCCGAGTCTCCCGCCGGCTCGCTGGAACTGGTCGACGCCGCGGCGGCACGGCAGGCGTGGCCGCAGATCCATGAGCAGATCCGGCAACGCCAGGTCGGCGAACTCACTCCCCAGCCCGGCCGGTGGGACCGCCTGTCCGATGAGGCCGTCGGCACCGACGGGCCGATGCGGTACCTGGTGCGTCGCGACGCGCACGGCACCCTCGACGGCGTCGCGAACTTCCGGCTCCCGTGGTCGGCGTTGCCGGAACACACCGGGACGCTCGTGGTCGATGCGTTCCAGGCCGTGACGCCGGACGCCTATCGGGCGATGTGGATGCTCCTGACCGACTTCGACCTCACCCGGAAGATCGTCGCGCCATCCCGGCCGATGGACGAACCACTGCGCTGGATGCTGCGTGATCCACGGGCCATGCGGATCACCCGGCAGTCCGACAACCTGTGGCTGCGCATCCTCGACCTGCCGGGCGCCCTGACCGCGCGCGCCTACGACACCACCGCAGAGCTGACGGTCGCGATCGAACACGACGCCATGTGCCCGCACAACGTCGGCACATGGCGGCTGGCGGTGTCCCCCGAGGGCGCGACCTGCACCCGAACGGACACGCGACCGGATCTCACGATGGACATCCAGTCGTTGGGCTCCCTGTACCTGGGTGGCATGTCCGCCGCCGTGCTGGCCGGAGCCGGCCGGATCCGCCCTCACCGACCCGGTGCGGTGACCGACATCGCCCGCGTCTTCCGCGCCGATCCCGAACCGTTCAACTCCTTCGGCTTCTGA
- a CDS encoding GlxA family transcriptional regulator — translation MSPAPRSVAVVATDGMLHFELAVAYEVFGSAPAALPGPWYDVRVCGTHAVRVGRFLLEPDCGLDGLADVDTVIVPALADVDVDPPADLVEAVRAAHESGARVVSLCTGAFVLAAAGLLDGLRATTHWAHAEDLAARHPRVTVDPDVLYVDNGSVLTSAGKAAAMDLCLHLVRRDHGSAVANAFARRLVVPPHRAGGQAQFVTTPVPAEDGHPLAELLPWVMRRLDQPLTVEDLARQANMSSRHLARHFRSVTGTTPLQWVLTQRIRRAQELLEATDDSVDTIASAAGMGTATTLRRHFHRTVGVPPDAYRRAFRA, via the coding sequence GTGAGTCCCGCCCCACGCTCCGTCGCCGTCGTCGCCACCGACGGGATGCTGCACTTCGAGCTGGCCGTGGCCTACGAGGTCTTCGGCTCCGCCCCGGCCGCGCTGCCAGGCCCCTGGTACGACGTCCGGGTGTGCGGCACGCACGCCGTGCGGGTCGGCCGTTTCCTGCTGGAGCCGGACTGCGGGCTCGACGGGCTGGCCGACGTCGACACCGTGATCGTGCCCGCCCTGGCCGACGTCGACGTGGATCCGCCGGCCGACCTGGTCGAGGCGGTGCGCGCGGCGCACGAGTCGGGCGCCCGGGTGGTCTCGCTGTGCACGGGCGCGTTCGTGCTCGCCGCAGCGGGCCTGCTGGACGGGCTGCGGGCCACCACGCACTGGGCCCACGCCGAGGACCTCGCCGCACGCCATCCCCGGGTGACGGTGGACCCGGACGTGCTCTACGTCGACAACGGCAGCGTGCTCACCTCCGCGGGCAAGGCCGCGGCGATGGACCTGTGCCTGCACCTGGTCCGCCGCGACCACGGCTCGGCCGTCGCCAACGCGTTCGCCCGCCGCCTGGTGGTGCCGCCCCACCGGGCCGGCGGCCAGGCCCAGTTCGTCACCACGCCGGTGCCCGCCGAGGACGGCCACCCCCTGGCCGAGCTGCTGCCGTGGGTGATGCGGCGGCTGGACCAGCCGCTCACGGTGGAGGACCTGGCGCGTCAGGCGAACATGAGCTCGCGCCACCTCGCCCGCCACTTCCGCTCGGTGACCGGCACCACCCCGCTGCAGTGGGTGCTGACGCAGCGGATTCGCCGCGCGCAGGAGCTGCTGGAGGCCACGGACGACAGCGTGGACACCATCGCGTCGGCGGCGGGGATGGGCACGGCCACGACGCTGCGCCGCCACTTCCACCGCACCGTCGGCGTGCCGCCGGACGCCTACCGCCGCGCCTTCCGCGCGTGA
- a CDS encoding helix-turn-helix transcriptional regulator produces the protein MGAGELHGRQTEQDAITGLLAAARAGTSATLVLRGEPGIGKTALLDHAAAAAGDMRLLRGTGVESEAELPFSGLQLLLRPALGCLAALPDPQRAALEAAFGLGPAAGSEPMLVGLAVLSLLAEHADEAGLLCLVDDAQWLDRASRDALLFAARRLHAEGVVMIFAARDGEGSFPTQGLPELRLRGLAPEAAAALLDRHPLAPAVRYRLLAEAGGNPLALLELPVALAAEGGVAFSPGALPLTSRLQLAFHGQVSRLPEACQSLLLAAAADEAGELAVILSAGAALGAAVEDLSPAERAGLVRRGDADGTTIRFRHPLIRAVVYQRAPLGQRLAVHRALAAALASPEQADRRAWHLAAAATGADEEAAAALERTAARARERNGHEAAAAAYERAARLSVDPAARARREALAAEAALEAGDLDRARTLGDRAARRLDDAPAVRARIAGVRALADFWQGSYSAAHRSLLDGAERVRDTDAGQAAGLLMQALHTSWYLGERQVAATLGRLAALPLDDTDPLAPLGPYLAHLDPGRDGRPPALGDTLAAVRRRGGAPDQALLILCGAALALGQDADAYDLASALAAEHRARGGVGRLPTVLFFMAEGEVFTGRHLDALGTATEALGLARDTGQQQWVSQFSSVLAHLDAVRGDEAGCRRNAEEGLAAATVGAVSPGAPWAHWSLGLLDLGLGRAEAALARFERLTREPMRHHICATRSVPDLVEAAVRVGAPQRSAEPLARLRRWAGSVRQPWADALVLRCRGLLADDDQAEAFYTAALELHDQDGRAVEYARTALLYGEWLRRARRKAEARGPLTDALEVFDRLGMRPWAERTRGELTAAGVQEQGPRPGGGAPAGLTPQELQIARLAARGLSNRDIAAQLFLSHRTVGYHLYKAYPKLGVASRGELREVAARLGL, from the coding sequence ATGGGCGCGGGGGAGCTGCACGGGAGACAGACCGAACAGGACGCGATCACCGGGCTGCTGGCGGCGGCCCGGGCGGGCACCAGCGCGACGCTGGTGCTGCGTGGCGAGCCGGGCATCGGCAAGACGGCGTTGCTCGACCACGCCGCCGCGGCGGCGGGGGACATGCGGCTGCTGCGCGGTACGGGGGTCGAGTCCGAGGCGGAGCTGCCCTTCTCCGGGCTGCAGTTGTTGCTGCGTCCGGCGCTCGGCTGCCTCGCCGCGCTGCCCGACCCGCAGCGCGCGGCCCTGGAGGCGGCCTTCGGGCTCGGGCCCGCAGCCGGCTCCGAGCCGATGCTGGTCGGGTTGGCGGTGCTCTCCCTGCTGGCCGAGCACGCCGACGAGGCGGGGCTGCTGTGCCTCGTCGACGACGCGCAGTGGCTCGACCGGGCCTCACGCGACGCGCTGCTGTTCGCCGCCCGTCGCCTGCACGCCGAGGGCGTGGTGATGATCTTCGCCGCCCGGGACGGCGAGGGGTCCTTCCCCACCCAGGGCCTTCCGGAACTGCGCCTGCGCGGGCTCGCCCCCGAGGCGGCCGCCGCCCTGCTCGACCGGCATCCGCTCGCGCCCGCCGTGCGCTACCGGCTGCTCGCCGAGGCCGGCGGCAACCCGCTGGCCCTGCTGGAGCTGCCCGTCGCCCTGGCCGCCGAAGGGGGCGTGGCGTTCTCGCCGGGGGCGCTGCCCCTGACCAGCCGCCTGCAACTGGCCTTCCACGGCCAGGTCAGCCGCCTGCCGGAGGCCTGCCAGAGCCTGCTCCTGGCGGCCGCGGCCGACGAGGCCGGCGAACTGGCCGTGATCCTGAGCGCCGGCGCCGCGCTGGGGGCGGCCGTCGAGGACCTCTCCCCCGCCGAGCGGGCCGGCCTGGTGCGGCGCGGCGACGCCGACGGCACCACGATCCGCTTCCGCCATCCGTTGATCCGCGCCGTCGTCTACCAGCGGGCGCCCCTCGGGCAACGCCTCGCCGTCCACCGCGCGCTCGCCGCCGCCCTCGCCTCGCCCGAGCAGGCCGACCGGCGGGCCTGGCACCTGGCCGCCGCCGCCACCGGAGCCGACGAGGAGGCCGCCGCCGCGCTGGAGCGCACCGCCGCGCGGGCCCGCGAACGCAACGGACACGAGGCGGCCGCGGCGGCGTACGAGCGGGCCGCCCGCCTGAGCGTCGACCCCGCCGCCCGGGCCCGCCGCGAGGCCCTGGCGGCGGAGGCGGCGCTGGAGGCGGGCGACCTGGATCGTGCCAGGACCCTCGGGGACCGGGCCGCCCGGCGACTCGACGACGCCCCGGCGGTGCGGGCCCGCATCGCCGGGGTGCGGGCGCTCGCGGACTTCTGGCAGGGCTCCTACTCCGCCGCCCACCGGTCGCTGCTCGACGGCGCCGAGCGGGTGCGCGACACCGACGCGGGACAGGCCGCCGGGTTGCTGATGCAGGCCCTGCACACCTCCTGGTATCTGGGGGAACGGCAGGTCGCGGCGACGCTGGGCCGGCTGGCCGCGCTGCCGTTGGACGACACGGACCCGCTCGCGCCGCTCGGGCCCTACCTCGCCCACCTCGACCCGGGCCGGGACGGGCGGCCACCGGCACTGGGTGACACCCTCGCGGCGGTCCGGCGGCGCGGCGGGGCTCCCGACCAGGCCTTGCTGATCCTCTGCGGAGCGGCCCTCGCGTTGGGGCAGGACGCCGACGCGTACGACCTGGCGAGCGCGCTCGCCGCCGAGCACCGTGCCCGGGGTGGCGTCGGGCGGCTGCCGACGGTGCTCTTCTTCATGGCCGAGGGCGAGGTGTTCACCGGCCGGCACCTGGACGCCCTCGGCACGGCGACCGAGGCCCTGGGACTCGCCCGCGACACCGGCCAGCAGCAGTGGGTCAGCCAGTTCAGCAGCGTGCTCGCCCACCTCGACGCAGTCAGGGGGGACGAGGCGGGTTGCCGGCGCAACGCGGAGGAAGGGCTGGCGGCGGCCACCGTCGGGGCCGTCTCCCCCGGCGCGCCCTGGGCGCACTGGTCGCTCGGGCTGCTCGACCTCGGCCTCGGCCGCGCCGAGGCCGCGCTCGCCCGTTTCGAGCGCCTCACCCGCGAACCGATGCGCCACCACATCTGCGCCACCCGTTCCGTTCCCGACCTGGTGGAGGCGGCCGTACGGGTGGGCGCGCCGCAGCGGTCCGCCGAGCCGCTGGCGCGCCTGCGGCGGTGGGCCGGGTCGGTCCGGCAGCCGTGGGCCGACGCGCTGGTGCTGCGCTGCCGCGGGCTGCTCGCCGACGACGACCAGGCCGAGGCGTTCTACACGGCTGCGCTCGAACTGCACGACCAGGACGGCCGCGCGGTGGAGTACGCCCGGACCGCGCTGCTCTACGGCGAGTGGCTACGCCGGGCCCGGCGCAAGGCCGAGGCGCGCGGGCCGCTGACCGACGCCCTGGAGGTCTTCGACCGGCTCGGCATGCGGCCGTGGGCCGAACGCACCCGCGGCGAGCTGACCGCTGCCGGCGTCCAGGAGCAGGGTCCCCGGCCCGGCGGGGGCGCGCCCGCCGGCCTGACCCCGCAGGAGCTGCAGATCGCCCGCCTCGCCGCACGCGGGCTGTCCAACCGCGACATCGCCGCCCAGCTCTTCCTCAGCCACCGGACGGTCGGCTACCACCTCTACAAGGCCTACCCCAAGCTCGGCGTCGCCTCCCGGGGCGAGCTGAGGGAAGTCGCCGCCCGGCTGGGGCTGTGA
- a CDS encoding PH domain-containing protein: MTGPPWRRLDGRVVWVDAVRSLLALAPTGLAVTVFQVEARFSALWPVLTVAVVGVAGAVRDLLRWLKTRYRITEDRVELRAGLLLRRHRSVRRDRIRSVEATALLRHRLAGLRVVTVGAGLPGTGGEAALRLDAVSVATAERLRRDLLRRAADASTDGGFAADGATTHGGFAASGAATRGQQAPTADSDPSGADTAPGGSEPPAPDRAVVLARIRWSWIVHNVVNFWSFVMAAGLLWGAYWTAESFGVDVVETAAGWVDWHAMGAGRAIALGVAAAGLLGVAGMAVAFVAEYWDFRLLRVPVPGGSVLRTRHGLFKTREIDRDDGRLRGVRISEPVLWRWMGTADTDVVTTGLTVWSMTPATTVLPRGPVRVARAVAGAVLEADPNPFAASLRPHPRAALRRRAGWALLAVALGAGALAVLDALLGPSRLWPAGLAAVPLAPVAAVVAYRALGHTVTGGYLVVRSGLVSRSTVALRGPAVIGWRVRQSVLQRRLGLATLTATTAAGRGRYAAVDMTAADVTDLAERARPGLLAPFVLGAPTGGPPVVGSAGDGRSTARKYLSTSDSPASPSP, translated from the coding sequence GTGACGGGTCCGCCGTGGCGCCGGCTCGACGGGCGCGTGGTGTGGGTCGACGCGGTGCGCAGCCTGCTGGCGCTCGCGCCGACCGGCCTGGCGGTGACGGTGTTCCAGGTCGAGGCCCGGTTCTCGGCCCTGTGGCCGGTGCTCACCGTCGCGGTCGTCGGGGTGGCCGGCGCCGTGCGGGACCTGCTGCGGTGGCTGAAGACGCGCTACCGGATCACGGAGGATCGGGTGGAGCTGCGCGCGGGGCTGCTGTTGCGCAGGCACCGGTCGGTGCGGCGGGACCGGATCCGCAGCGTCGAGGCGACGGCGCTGTTGCGGCACCGGTTGGCGGGGCTGCGGGTGGTGACGGTCGGGGCGGGCCTGCCCGGCACGGGCGGGGAGGCGGCGCTGCGGCTGGACGCGGTGTCCGTCGCCACGGCCGAGCGGCTGCGCCGGGACCTGCTGCGCCGCGCGGCCGACGCGAGCACCGACGGCGGGTTCGCGGCCGACGGCGCGACCACCCACGGCGGGTTCGCGGCCAGTGGCGCGGCCACCCGCGGGCAGCAGGCCCCGACCGCCGACAGCGACCCGTCGGGGGCGGACACGGCTCCCGGCGGGTCGGAGCCGCCGGCACCGGACCGGGCCGTCGTCCTGGCGCGGATCCGCTGGTCGTGGATCGTGCACAACGTCGTCAACTTCTGGTCCTTCGTGATGGCGGCCGGTCTGCTGTGGGGCGCCTACTGGACGGCCGAGTCGTTCGGCGTCGACGTCGTCGAAACCGCCGCCGGCTGGGTGGACTGGCACGCGATGGGGGCCGGTCGTGCCATCGCGCTCGGGGTCGCCGCGGCGGGACTGCTCGGCGTCGCCGGCATGGCGGTCGCCTTCGTCGCCGAATACTGGGACTTCCGGCTGCTGCGGGTGCCCGTCCCCGGCGGCAGCGTGCTGCGTACCAGGCACGGGCTGTTCAAGACCCGGGAGATCGACCGGGACGACGGTCGGCTGCGCGGGGTGCGGATCTCCGAGCCGGTGCTGTGGCGGTGGATGGGCACGGCCGACACGGACGTCGTCACCACCGGCCTGACGGTGTGGAGCATGACGCCCGCGACCACCGTCCTGCCACGCGGTCCGGTGCGGGTCGCCCGCGCCGTGGCGGGCGCGGTGCTCGAGGCCGACCCGAACCCGTTCGCGGCGTCGCTGCGCCCCCACCCGCGGGCCGCGCTGCGCCGACGCGCCGGCTGGGCGCTGCTGGCCGTGGCGCTGGGCGCCGGTGCGCTGGCCGTGCTGGACGCGCTGCTCGGCCCGTCCCGGCTCTGGCCGGCGGGCCTGGCGGCGGTACCGCTCGCGCCGGTGGCCGCCGTGGTGGCGTACCGGGCACTGGGCCACACGGTGACCGGCGGTTACCTGGTCGTGCGCTCGGGGCTGGTCAGCCGGTCGACGGTGGCGCTGCGGGGGCCGGCGGTCATCGGCTGGCGGGTGCGCCAGAGCGTGCTGCAGCGGCGGCTCGGCCTGGCCACCCTCACCGCGACCACCGCCGCCGGGCGCGGCCGGTACGCCGCGGTCGACATGACCGCCGCCGACGTGACCGACCTGGCCGAGCGGGCCCGACCCGGCCTCCTCGCCCCGTTCGTCCTAGGCGCACCGACCGGCGGCCCTCCGGTCGTCGGTTCGGCGGGCGACGGACGGTCGACTGCCCGGAAGTACCTAAGCACGTCAGATTCCCCGGCGTCCCCGTCTCCCTAA
- a CDS encoding HEAT repeat domain-containing protein — protein MVLQLDGDQDPGRRRRTAGLVEQLARPAARFLQPRLEELLHRYVAADDSVARDQIARVLAGACESAALPALLRALVEDRNDDGGTLQRDVLKLFRGSPTEAMEQVMSCLAAEDAGLRRVGVWGLSALDWSQRDEYIELVVEAGSDVDSSVRSEAMSALGSVFGAGHPRAREAVMAAVRDVDPEVRRSAVEALRSWSDDETEALLLTCADDPDSWVRSQAARALAGIRRRERAPRHLLDALPHEL, from the coding sequence TTGGTCCTACAGCTGGACGGCGATCAGGACCCCGGTCGCCGTCGACGTACCGCGGGACTGGTCGAACAGCTCGCGAGGCCGGCGGCCAGGTTCCTTCAGCCCCGGCTGGAGGAACTGCTGCATCGGTACGTCGCCGCCGATGACTCCGTTGCCCGCGACCAGATCGCGCGGGTGCTGGCGGGGGCATGCGAATCCGCCGCGTTGCCGGCGCTGTTGCGGGCGCTCGTCGAGGACCGCAACGACGACGGTGGCACCCTGCAACGTGACGTCCTCAAACTGTTCAGGGGCTCACCCACGGAGGCGATGGAGCAGGTCATGTCATGCCTCGCCGCCGAGGACGCCGGTCTGCGTCGGGTGGGGGTGTGGGGCCTGAGCGCTCTCGACTGGAGTCAGCGTGACGAATACATCGAGCTGGTCGTCGAGGCCGGGTCCGACGTGGACTCCTCCGTGCGATCCGAGGCGATGAGTGCGCTGGGGTCGGTCTTCGGAGCGGGTCACCCCCGAGCTCGGGAGGCAGTCATGGCCGCGGTCCGCGACGTTGATCCCGAGGTCAGGCGCAGCGCGGTGGAAGCCTTGCGCTCGTGGTCCGACGACGAGACGGAGGCGCTGTTGCTGACCTGCGCCGACGACCCGGACAGCTGGGTGCGATCTCAGGCCGCCCGGGCGCTGGCCGGCATCCGGAGGCGAGAACGAGCCCCACGACATCTCCTGGACGCGCTCCCCCACGAGCTGTAG
- a CDS encoding DUF1062 domain-containing protein has protein sequence MLPWFVRRTRLPLLSLRCPRCRSESATVGDGKFRVNANGNLLDVWLLVRCVSCDRTSKLTVHERTPVRSLDPTELDGYHANDPDLVASRLLDPLLARRHHFTLDWTESWRLDTPSAWHAVAWPVRVEVVFADPVPVRPERLIAQGLGLSRTEALRRIKCDVPPHRPTSTGFAFTVLPGD, from the coding sequence GTGCTGCCCTGGTTCGTGCGTCGGACCAGGCTGCCTCTGCTGTCACTGCGATGCCCGCGCTGCCGGTCGGAATCGGCCACCGTCGGCGATGGCAAGTTCCGCGTCAACGCCAACGGCAACCTGCTGGACGTGTGGCTGCTCGTCCGGTGCGTGTCCTGCGACCGGACGAGCAAGCTCACCGTGCACGAGCGAACGCCGGTCAGATCCCTGGACCCGACCGAGCTCGACGGCTATCACGCCAACGATCCGGACCTGGTGGCGTCTCGACTGTTGGATCCGCTGCTCGCCCGACGCCACCACTTCACCCTCGACTGGACGGAGTCCTGGCGGTTGGACACGCCGTCGGCGTGGCACGCCGTGGCGTGGCCGGTCAGGGTGGAGGTCGTCTTCGCAGATCCGGTGCCGGTCCGCCCGGAACGGCTCATCGCGCAAGGGCTCGGCCTCAGCAGGACCGAGGCGCTGCGCCGGATCAAGTGCGACGTTCCACCGCACCGCCCGACAAGCACCGGGTTCGCCTTCACCGTGCTGCCCGGGGACTGA
- a CDS encoding nuclear transport factor 2 family protein: MSDTNELVQRYIAAWNETDADARRAVLAEVFAEDATYTDPLVSVRGRDGLDATIAAVQGQFGGLVFSLGGAVDAHHDVARFTWHLGPEGAEPIVVGFDVAVIGADGRISQVLGFLDKVPAGV; encoded by the coding sequence ATGAGCGACACCAACGAGCTGGTCCAGCGCTACATCGCCGCGTGGAACGAGACCGACGCGGACGCGCGCCGGGCCGTCCTGGCGGAGGTCTTCGCCGAGGACGCGACGTACACGGACCCGCTGGTGTCCGTGCGGGGCAGGGACGGGCTCGACGCCACCATCGCGGCGGTCCAGGGGCAGTTCGGCGGGCTGGTCTTCAGCCTCGGCGGCGCCGTGGACGCCCACCACGACGTCGCGCGCTTCACCTGGCACCTGGGGCCCGAGGGCGCCGAGCCGATCGTCGTCGGCTTCGACGTCGCCGTGATCGGCGCCGACGGGCGGATCAGCCAGGTCCTCGGCTTCCTCGACAAGGTGCCGGCCGGAGTCTGA